The sequence CTAAGATAACCAAATTCGGGAAAAATGAAAAGGAAAGCCGTACAATGGCAGGATTGATCAGAACTTGCGCCAGACCTCGGGCATGAACAGGACGATCACGGTGAAGACCTCGAGACGGCCCAGCAGCATGCACAGCGAAAGCATCCATTTGCCGAGTTCGGGGATAGCGGCGTAATTCTGCATCGGGCCCACTCCGGCCAGGCCGGGGCCGATATTGCCGAGAGTGGCGGCCACGCTGCTTGTGGCGGTGACAATGTCCATGCCGAGACCGGCCATTACGAAGGAGAAAAAGAGGAACAGGGCGATATAGAGGCTGAAAAAACCCAGCACGTTGAGCATCACTTCCGGCCGGACCCTGATCTTGTTTACCTTGACCAGCACCACCGCCTGGGGATGGAGCAGTTTTTTCAGTTCGGTCTTGCCGTGCTTGAGCAGCAGCAGCAGCCGGATCACTTTCATCCCGCCGCCGGTGCTGCCCGCGCACCCGCCGACAAACATCAGCGCCAGCAGCATCATCCTGTTCAGCGGTCCCCAGGCGTCGAAATCAGCGGTGGAAAAGCCGGTGGTGGTGGTTATCGAGACCACCTGGAACATGCTGTCGCGGAAGGTCTGCTCGCTCGCGCCGGAGCCGTGCATCCAGTTGACCAGGAACACCACGATCGTGGCTCCCCCGAGAATGCTGACATAGAACTGCCATTCGCGGTCGCGGAAATAGGCTTTGAGGCCGCGGCCGGTGAGGCAGCGGTAGTGCAGGGAGAAATTAGCCCCGGCCAGGAACATGAACAGGACGATCACGTATTGGATGTACCGGCTCTGGTAATGGCCCACTGAGAGGTTCCTGGTACTGAACCCGCCGGTGGCCATCGTCGTGAAAGCATGGTTGACCGAGTCGAACAGGTTCATGCCGCCCAGGTGAAGCAGCAGAACCTCCAGGGCGGTCAGCAGGAGGTACACGGCCCAGAGCAGGGTAGCTGTCTGGCTGATCCGCGGTTTCAGCCTGTCGGGAGTGGGGCCGGGGACCTCGGCCTTGAACAGCTGCATGCCGCCCACGCCCAGGAAGGGGAGGATGGCGATCGAGAGCACGATAATTCCCATCCCGCCCAGCCACTGGGTCTGGCTGCGCCAGATCAGGATCGACAGCGGCTGGCTTTCGATATCGGTCAGGATCGAGGCCCCGGTGGTAGTGAACCCGCTGAGAGTCTCGAAAAACGCATCGGTAAACGAGGGGATCGAGCCGGAGAGCAGGTACGGGAAGCTGCCGAACAAGGCGGCGAAAATCCAGCCGAAGGTGACGATAGCGAAACCCTCGCGCACCCGGATATCGTCGTCACTGCGCGCGAGCCAGGCAATCGCCGCGCCGCCGACCACCGAGATCGCCATCGCCTCCAGGATCGGTCCCAACGTGCTTTCGCCGTAGTACCAGGCGCACCAGGCCGGCAGGGCCATGGTCAGGCCGATAAATACCTGCAGGAAGCCCACCACGTATAACACAAGCCTGATTTTCATCTTCGGCGGTCCGTGCTCCCGGGGTGAAACGGAGGCGCATTCCCCTGGCTGCGGCTGAGGTCAGAGGAAAAATTTGTGTACTTTCTTGGACTGACGGGCCAGGGTGAAAATGACCACGTTATCCCCGGGCAACAGAGTATCCTCACCGTGGGGGATAAAGGTTTTACCCTCCCTGACCACCGAGCCGATAATGCAGTCCGAGGGGATTTCGAGGTCCCTGAGCATTTTACCGACATAAGGCAGGCCCTCGCGGACCGAGATCTCCATGAACTGCACGCTCATGCCTCTCAGGGTGGCCAGGGTCAGCAGCCGCTCGCTGTGGGTGGCTGCCAGGATAGCGTTGACAGTGGACAGATGCGGGCTGACCGAGGCGTCGACCCCGATCCTGGTAGCGAGGTTGAGATATTCGAGCCGCTTGATCTGGGAGATAGTTTTGGTGGCGCCCATGTTCTTGGCCACCAGGGAGCTGATGATGTTGTTCTCGTCGTCATCGGTGAGCGCCACGAACCCGTCCACACCATCCACGCCCTCGCTTTCCAGCAGCTCCAGGTCGGTGGCGTCGCCGTGGAGCACCAGGCTGGAGGCCAGGATCTCGGCCAGCACGGCGCAGCGCGCGCGGTCGCTTTCGAAAACGATCGGGATCACCCCCTGGCTTTCCAGCAAATGTGCCAGCCGGACCGCCACGGCCGTGCCGCCGGCCAGCATCACGCGATGCAGGCTGCGGTTCTCGTAGCCCGCCAGGCGGAGCATATCGGTGGTGGCGTCGCTCTTGCCGATCACGTAGAGCAGGTCGCCTTCGTGGATCGCGTCATTTCCGTGGGGGATAATGGTCTGCTCGCCGCGGCTGATCGCGGCGACAAGGAACTTCCGCTTCTCGAATTCACCGGCGATCTGTTTGAGCGCCCGGTCGCGGAACAGGAAGCCCTCGCCCACCCGCATTCCCATCAGCACAACTTCGCCATCGGCGAACTCCACCACATCGGTGGCGGCGGCGAACTTGAGCAGGCGCTGGATTTCCTGGGCGCAGGCCTCCTGGGGGTTAACCAGCACATCGATGCCCAGCGAGCCGGCGAGCGCCAGCGGAGATTCGCCGTAGTAGTAGTCTCCGCCCACCCGGGCCACCTTGGTCCGGACTTCGTAGCGCGAGGCGAGCTGGCAGGCGAGGATGTTGACTTCGTCGTCGTCGCTGACAGCGATCAGGGTGTCGGTACGGTTGATCTGTGCGCGTTCGAGGATGCGGAAATCGACGCCGCTGCCCAGCAGGCCCAGCACGTCCAGATGGTTTTCGACCCGGTCGACCTTGGTCTGGTCGACATCGATGACCACGATTTCCTCACCCTGTTGAGAGAGCCGGCTGGCGAGCTGAAAGCCGACGTCGCCGGCCCCGATGATAATCGCCTTCATGCGGACTGCTCTTGTTGGGTGGTCTCGCTGTTTTCGTTCACCGGCTCCTGTGCGCCATGGCCGGAGGCGTTATTGCCATATTCCTTAAGCAGCATCTCGCTGCCGATTTCGTTGAACTTGTCCGCGGTTTCCCGCAGCTCGCCGGAGAGATTGTGGTTGAACGCGTAAAGTTCGACCACCGGCCCCAGTCGCTTGACAAGCTGAACCAGCGAAACGAAATCGCCATCGCCGCTGACCAGCGCCACCACGTCGAGGTCCGGCGCCGCCTCGATAATGTCGATGGCGATCCCCATGTCCCAGTCACCCTTGGCGGTTCCGTCGGAGAACGACTTCAGCTCCTTGCGGCGGACCTGGTAGCCTTTTTTCTTGAGCAGGCTGATAAAACCGCTCTGGTCGATATCCGGGGATTCGACAATATAGGCCAGGGCCATGATCTGGCGGCGCCTGCCCACGATCCTGTCCAGGATAGACTCGTAGTCCAGCCTGGCCCCGTCGAGTTTCTTGGCCGCGTAGAACATGTTCTGCACATCGATAAACACGCCGACCCGGATATTTTCCTCGGGGAGATCCTCCAGGCGACGGTTTTCCGGCATCCCGCCGTAATGTTCGGTACGCGGTCCGCCCTCGAGCTGCTCCAGACGGTTGCGCAGCCTCCCGATCTCCTTGGTCTGTTCGATCAGCAGGCCCTTGAGTTCGCGGCCCACTCCCTCCATACGTTCCTCCAGCGCGTGCAATTTGCTCATGCACAGGGGGCGCTGGGCCAGCAGGCTCTGCCCGAAGTCGCGGAACCCGTGGCTGAGCATGGTCTCGAACTCTTCGAGCAGGGTGCCGTGCTTCTCGTGCATCAGCACCCAGAGCAGGATGCAGGCGGTTTTGCGGTCGAGCGTACCCTCCGACTTGAGCGATTCCAACTGTTCGCGGAGCTTGTATTCGCCGAGGCCGAGATAGTTTTTCATCCGGCCGGCGAGTTCCTGGTCCATCGCTCCCCACAGGCTGCCGGAGGAGCGCTGCGGACCTGCCTTCCAGGCGTCCAGCAGGACCTCTATCAGCTCGTGCGTGCGCGCCTGGCGAAGATCGAACTTTTCGTCGCGGGTAGTGCAGCGGTGGGCCAGCTCGATCAGCCGCTGGCGTTCGAACAGGTTTTCCAGCAGCAACCGGAGCTGCTCGTCGGACGGAAAGAAAAGCCTGTCCGGGTTTGTGTCGGTGTCGTTTCTGGTATGCATTTTTCAGTTGTACCTTTCGTTGCAAAGATTGAGAATGAGAGTAACTGACACGGCTCAAATATAGTGCTGGGAGTCCATCAGGTGCAAATATTATTCATCTGTCTCGATTCTGGCAAGGCGCAGACCGACCAGGAAAATGAACAAGAAGTTGAAGGCCAGCATCAGGATAGCCTGCTCGTAGCCGATCATGGTCAGAAACAACGCGCAGAAGCCGGTGAAGCTGCTGAAGGCGTAAATCAGCAGCACAGCGTCAGTCGGTTTGAGACCCATGCGGACCAGCCGGTGACTGCTGTGGTCCTTGCCGCCCAGGGATATCGGCCGGCGGCGGATCACGCGGGTGATCGTCACCAGGCTCACGTCGAAAATGGGATAGATCAGCACCAGCATCGGGATAGCCAGCGACAGTTTGAGACCGCCGCCCGGCACTCCGGCCGCGGTGCCCCAACTACCGACAATTGAGAGGCCGGCGATTATGAAGCCCGTGAACAGGGATCCCGAGTCACCCATGAAAATTCTGGCCCGCGGGAAATTATGGGGCAGGTAGCCGACCCCCGCTCCGGCCAGGATAAAAAAGATGAAGCCGAGATCGAACTGGCCGTTGACGAAACTGATCAGGCCGAAAAAGAAACTGCTGGTGACCGCCACTCCGCAGGAGAGACCGTTCATGTTATCGATCAGGTTGAAAGCGTTGGTGAGGCCGATAATCCAGAACAGGGTGAACGGATAGGCCAGCCAGATCAGCCACGGCATGCCCCAATGGGTGGCTATGTCGGTGAAGAAGGCGACGCTGATTCCGAAATAGATCAGGAAGAAACCGGCGATAAGCTGACCGACGAGCTTGACGTGGGGGATAACCCCTCCCCTGGCGTCGTCCACATTGCCTACCAGCAGCAGGATCGTCCCGCCGATCAGCAGCCCCAGCACCTGGTCAGCCCCGTCCCCGTCGGCGACGATAATTCCCCCGATAGTACACCAGATCGCCGCGATGACGAAAAACAGGTAGACCCTGCGCGGGTGGCGCGCGATACCGTAGAGCTGAAAAATGACGCCACTGAACATCAGCAGGGCTTCCCAGATATCCACCATCCCGCGAATCATCAGGCCAAGCAGGAACGCCATGTAGATTGCATTGCCGCCCAGCAGGGGGACAGGCTCGGCATGGAAGCGGTCGTTACGGGGAGTGTCGACAACGCCGGCGTCGAGGGCCAGCCGCTTGAAAATAAGAACGAGGATATAGGACAGGACACTCACCCCGGCCAGGATACTCAGCGCTGAAATCATGATGTCCGGGCTGAAAATCATCGGCAGATCCGGTTGCAGGGCCGGTTACGGGGTTCGCTCCCTCCGCTTCGTGTCATTTCCGGTTGGGAGAGAGCAGGGTTTCGGGGCCGACTTCACGCACATAGTCGATCACATTGCTCAGGATTTCATCCAGATCGTGGCGCGGTTCGAAGCCGGTTACCCGGCAGACTTTCGAGATATCGGGGATACGCCGCAGCATGTCCTCGAAGCCCTCGGCGTAAGCCTGGTCGTAGGGGATTTTGCGGATTTCGGACTCGCTGCCGGTCATCTCCCTGATCTTTCCGGCCAGGTCGGCGATCGTGATTTCCTGGGTGTTGCCCACGTTGAAGATCTGGCCCTCGGCCTCGGGCAGTTCGCTGAGGCGGATCATGAATTCCACGGTATCGGCAACATGGGTGAAACAGCGGCTCTGGGTGCCGTCGCCGTAGACCGGGATAGTTTCACCAAGCAGCGCGGTGGCAACGAACCGGGGAATCACCATCCCGTAACGTCCGGTCTGCCTGGGGCCGACGGTATTGAACAGCCGGGCGATCACGACGGGCAGATTTTTCTCCTGGTAATAGGCCAGGGCCAGGAATTCATCGATCGCCTTGGAGCAGGCGTACGACCAGCGGTTCTTGGTGGTGGGGCCCATCAGGCTGTCGTCCTCCTCGCCGAAGGGGACCTTGTCGCTTTTACCGTAAATTTCGCTGGTCGAAGTTATCAGGGTTTTTTTCTTGTAACGGTTGGCCACCTTCAGCACCATCTCCGAACCCAGGATATTGGTTTCGATCACTTCCACCGGGCGGTTGACAATCAGTTCGACGCCCACCGCGGCCGCCAGGTGGAAGATGATGTCGCACTCGCAGATCAGCCGGTCCATCACGGTTTCATTGAGGATACTTTCGATAGCGAACGTGAAGCCGGGGCGGCCCTTGAACTGGGTGATATTCTCCATCCGGCCCGTGGACAGGTCGTCGATAATGGTAACTTCATGTCCCGACTCCAGCAGTTTCTCGCTAAGGTGCGACCCGATAAACCCGGCGCCGCCGGTAACAAGCGCTCTCATCGAAGCTCTCCCTGATTAATTCTGAAATGGCGC comes from Candidatus Glassbacteria bacterium and encodes:
- a CDS encoding TrkH family potassium uptake protein, whose product is MKIRLVLYVVGFLQVFIGLTMALPAWCAWYYGESTLGPILEAMAISVVGGAAIAWLARSDDDIRVREGFAIVTFGWIFAALFGSFPYLLSGSIPSFTDAFFETLSGFTTTGASILTDIESQPLSILIWRSQTQWLGGMGIIVLSIAILPFLGVGGMQLFKAEVPGPTPDRLKPRISQTATLLWAVYLLLTALEVLLLHLGGMNLFDSVNHAFTTMATGGFSTRNLSVGHYQSRYIQYVIVLFMFLAGANFSLHYRCLTGRGLKAYFRDREWQFYVSILGGATIVVFLVNWMHGSGASEQTFRDSMFQVVSITTTTGFSTADFDAWGPLNRMMLLALMFVGGCAGSTGGGMKVIRLLLLLKHGKTELKKLLHPQAVVLVKVNKIRVRPEVMLNVLGFFSLYIALFLFFSFVMAGLGMDIVTATSSVAATLGNIGPGLAGVGPMQNYAAIPELGKWMLSLCMLLGRLEVFTVIVLFMPEVWRKF
- the trkA gene encoding Trk system potassium transporter TrkA, which produces MKAIIIGAGDVGFQLASRLSQQGEEIVVIDVDQTKVDRVENHLDVLGLLGSGVDFRILERAQINRTDTLIAVSDDDEVNILACQLASRYEVRTKVARVGGDYYYGESPLALAGSLGIDVLVNPQEACAQEIQRLLKFAAATDVVEFADGEVVLMGMRVGEGFLFRDRALKQIAGEFEKRKFLVAAISRGEQTIIPHGNDAIHEGDLLYVIGKSDATTDMLRLAGYENRSLHRVMLAGGTAVAVRLAHLLESQGVIPIVFESDRARCAVLAEILASSLVLHGDATDLELLESEGVDGVDGFVALTDDDENNIISSLVAKNMGATKTISQIKRLEYLNLATRIGVDASVSPHLSTVNAILAATHSERLLTLATLRGMSVQFMEISVREGLPYVGKMLRDLEIPSDCIIGSVVREGKTFIPHGEDTLLPGDNVVIFTLARQSKKVHKFFL
- a CDS encoding NYN domain-containing protein; amino-acid sequence: MPENRRLEDLPEENIRVGVFIDVQNMFYAAKKLDGARLDYESILDRIVGRRRQIMALAYIVESPDIDQSGFISLLKKKGYQVRRKELKSFSDGTAKGDWDMGIAIDIIEAAPDLDVVALVSGDGDFVSLVQLVKRLGPVVELYAFNHNLSGELRETADKFNEIGSEMLLKEYGNNASGHGAQEPVNENSETTQQEQSA
- a CDS encoding undecaprenyl/decaprenyl-phosphate alpha-N-acetylglucosaminyl 1-phosphate transferase; translated protein: MIFSPDIMISALSILAGVSVLSYILVLIFKRLALDAGVVDTPRNDRFHAEPVPLLGGNAIYMAFLLGLMIRGMVDIWEALLMFSGVIFQLYGIARHPRRVYLFFVIAAIWCTIGGIIVADGDGADQVLGLLIGGTILLLVGNVDDARGGVIPHVKLVGQLIAGFFLIYFGISVAFFTDIATHWGMPWLIWLAYPFTLFWIIGLTNAFNLIDNMNGLSCGVAVTSSFFFGLISFVNGQFDLGFIFFILAGAGVGYLPHNFPRARIFMGDSGSLFTGFIIAGLSIVGSWGTAAGVPGGGLKLSLAIPMLVLIYPIFDVSLVTITRVIRRRPISLGGKDHSSHRLVRMGLKPTDAVLLIYAFSSFTGFCALFLTMIGYEQAILMLAFNFLFIFLVGLRLARIETDE
- a CDS encoding NAD-dependent epimerase/dehydratase family protein yields the protein MRALVTGGAGFIGSHLSEKLLESGHEVTIIDDLSTGRMENITQFKGRPGFTFAIESILNETVMDRLICECDIIFHLAAAVGVELIVNRPVEVIETNILGSEMVLKVANRYKKKTLITSTSEIYGKSDKVPFGEEDDSLMGPTTKNRWSYACSKAIDEFLALAYYQEKNLPVVIARLFNTVGPRQTGRYGMVIPRFVATALLGETIPVYGDGTQSRCFTHVADTVEFMIRLSELPEAEGQIFNVGNTQEITIADLAGKIREMTGSESEIRKIPYDQAYAEGFEDMLRRIPDISKVCRVTGFEPRHDLDEILSNVIDYVREVGPETLLSPNRK